Proteins encoded within one genomic window of Pedobacter africanus:
- a CDS encoding sensor histidine kinase, producing MKSNSIYQVPSKTKLIVLTALAITILFSLPRLAVFRHMKYSLNIDFRFYEFAARSLYSYIIAIAFLALNLRSRKLIWGPVNYNPANIYQKVIYNIVLLAFFYVVLIPLHLALFEPYLRERLFRFFFNLHLFLEFLLTLLISHIYKLVFYNQQIKLANEALLKANAETRYEVLMNQVNPHFLFNSFNTINALINSNKEEAVDFVNNLSDVYRYVLESSKKNLVTVAQEIGFVHIYVKMLKARYGNKLQVDFAIRDYALDLFVPPLAIQVLIENAAKHNIISTKSPLTISVFMTDETTLTVANPIQEKLMRQPSTGIGLSNLDERYSHLSDRPIVICKKDNQFMVTIPLLKNIE from the coding sequence ATGAAATCAAACAGCATATATCAGGTCCCTTCAAAAACGAAACTGATAGTTTTAACGGCCCTGGCAATAACTATTTTGTTCTCACTGCCAAGGCTGGCGGTTTTCCGTCACATGAAGTACAGCTTGAACATCGATTTCAGATTTTACGAATTCGCCGCCAGGTCCCTGTATTCCTATATCATTGCCATCGCTTTTTTAGCGCTGAATTTACGCAGCCGGAAACTGATATGGGGCCCGGTTAATTATAACCCAGCTAACATATACCAGAAAGTAATTTACAATATCGTGTTATTGGCCTTCTTTTATGTAGTGCTGATCCCTTTACACCTGGCACTTTTTGAACCTTACCTGCGCGAACGGCTTTTCAGGTTTTTCTTTAATCTGCATCTCTTTTTAGAGTTCTTGTTAACCCTGCTCATTTCGCACATTTACAAGCTGGTGTTTTACAACCAGCAGATCAAACTTGCAAACGAGGCATTGTTAAAAGCAAATGCAGAGACCAGATATGAGGTGCTGATGAACCAGGTAAACCCACATTTTCTGTTTAACTCTTTTAATACCATTAATGCTTTGATCAACAGCAATAAAGAAGAAGCGGTTGATTTTGTAAACAACCTCTCCGACGTTTACCGATACGTACTGGAAAGCAGCAAAAAAAATTTAGTTACAGTTGCTCAGGAAATCGGGTTTGTACATATTTACGTTAAAATGTTAAAAGCCAGGTATGGAAATAAATTACAGGTTGATTTTGCAATAAGGGATTATGCTTTGGATTTGTTTGTTCCTCCGTTGGCCATCCAGGTCCTTATCGAAAATGCAGCGAAACATAACATCATTTCCACAAAATCACCACTCACAATTTCTGTTTTTATGACCGATGAGACAACATTGACCGTGGCCAATCCCATCCAGGAGAAATTAATGCGCCAGCCATCTACCGGTATCGGACTTTCCAATCTGGATGAGCGTTACAGCCATTTATCGGATAGGCCCATTGTTATCTGCAAAAAGGACAACCAGTTTATGGTTACCATTCCTTTGTTAAAAAATATTGAATAA
- a CDS encoding MerR family transcriptional regulator, producing the protein MKKQVYYSVKQLARLSGITVKTLHLYDKIGLLKPAERTDARYRLYGKEELLRLQQILFYKELDFPLKEILLILDDPDFDLILALQGHKRMLQARKARIGTLMKTIDNTIHSIKNKTMLKLEDLYEGLSADEAKKYRDQAIDSYGEEVVIHAEEHLKSLSKSDMQVLVLRQKELGKAILLLKDLPADSDRVQGLVHEHYLNTRKLWGTHDASDKQAEAYYGLGQLYLSDERFTSESGVFGPEFRTFISEAIAAYVNSKLR; encoded by the coding sequence ATGAAAAAGCAAGTATACTATTCTGTAAAACAACTGGCCAGACTATCCGGAATTACTGTAAAAACACTGCACCTGTACGATAAGATTGGCTTGCTTAAGCCAGCAGAAAGAACAGATGCACGCTACAGGCTTTACGGGAAAGAAGAACTTTTACGCCTGCAGCAGATCCTGTTTTACAAAGAACTGGACTTTCCGTTAAAAGAGATCCTGCTGATACTAGATGACCCGGATTTTGATCTGATTTTAGCGCTGCAGGGGCATAAGCGTATGCTGCAGGCTAGAAAGGCCAGAATAGGTACGCTAATGAAAACAATTGACAACACCATACATTCAATAAAAAACAAAACCATGTTAAAACTAGAAGATCTATACGAAGGCCTTTCAGCAGATGAGGCCAAAAAATACAGAGACCAGGCTATTGACAGCTACGGAGAAGAAGTGGTAATACATGCCGAAGAACATTTGAAAAGCTTAAGCAAAAGCGATATGCAGGTATTGGTATTGCGGCAAAAAGAGCTGGGAAAGGCCATCTTGCTTTTGAAAGACCTGCCTGCTGATAGTGACCGGGTACAGGGATTGGTACATGAGCATTACCTCAATACCCGCAAACTCTGGGGAACACATGATGCATCAGATAAACAGGCCGAGGCTTATTACGGGCTGGGGCAGCTTTATTTAAGTGATGAGAGGTTTACCAGTGAATCTGGTGTTTTCGGGCCAGAGTTCAGGACATTTATTAGCGAAGCCATTGCGGCTTATGTAAATAGTAAATTGAGATAG
- a CDS encoding alpha/beta hydrolase family esterase, whose product MKPLFKTIIAGICLFIFLGCAKNEEPEKIYRIAGKMTIETRNRTYLLNLPPDYYKNENTVPLVIALHGAGGSAAQFEQHYNFTEQTNRSGFAVVYPEGVRSDGVLKLRTWNAGTCCHYAYEQNVDDVMYISKLINHLVSTYKINSKKVYVTGMSNGGMMAYRLAAEIPDKIAAVAPVSASMVLPGPIHPSRPVPIMHIHSIKDTIVPYAGGVGIGGYTFPPVDSVLKIWAAKNGCTANPQVIVNDQKYRLTAWKDCSNATTIRCYLTMDGGHSWPGGKKSNPRGDEPSTAINATELICNFFQGYSLP is encoded by the coding sequence ATGAAGCCCTTATTTAAAACAATCATTGCCGGAATATGCCTGTTTATTTTTTTAGGCTGCGCAAAAAACGAGGAACCTGAAAAAATTTACCGGATAGCCGGAAAGATGACCATTGAAACCCGCAACCGTACTTATTTGCTTAACCTGCCCCCAGATTATTACAAAAATGAAAATACAGTGCCGCTGGTCATCGCATTGCACGGCGCCGGGGGCAGTGCCGCTCAATTTGAACAGCACTACAACTTTACCGAACAAACCAACCGCAGCGGGTTCGCGGTAGTTTATCCCGAAGGTGTACGAAGCGATGGGGTATTAAAACTCAGAACATGGAATGCTGGTACCTGCTGCCACTATGCCTACGAACAAAATGTCGACGATGTGATGTACATCAGCAAGCTTATCAACCATTTGGTCAGTACCTATAAAATCAATAGTAAAAAAGTATATGTTACAGGGATGTCCAATGGCGGTATGATGGCTTATAGGCTGGCTGCTGAAATACCTGATAAAATAGCCGCAGTGGCACCGGTAAGTGCCAGCATGGTTTTGCCTGGGCCCATTCATCCTTCGCGTCCCGTACCAATTATGCACATCCATTCAATAAAAGATACCATTGTGCCCTATGCAGGGGGTGTAGGAATAGGCGGTTACACTTTCCCACCTGTAGATTCTGTCCTGAAGATCTGGGCAGCGAAAAACGGGTGCACAGCAAATCCGCAGGTCATTGTTAACGATCAGAAGTATAGACTAACAGCCTGGAAAGACTGCAGCAATGCCACCACTATACGTTGTTACCTGACCATGGATGGTGGGCATTCCTGGCCAGGCGGAAAGAAAAGCAACCCGCGCGGAGATGAACCATCAACTGCAATTAATGCTACTGAGCTCATTTGCAATTTTTTTCAGGGCTACAGCCTGCCCTGA